In a single window of the Silurus meridionalis isolate SWU-2019-XX chromosome 8, ASM1480568v1, whole genome shotgun sequence genome:
- the cep170ba gene encoding centrosomal protein of 170 kDa protein B isoform X1, with protein MSVTSWFLVSSSGTRHRLPREMIFVGREDCELMLQSRSVDKQHAVINYDPTTDEHLVKDLGSLNGTFVNDLRIPDQTYITLKLSDVVRFGYDSHVYIMERSQHKVPEEALKHEKYTSQLQVGVNPLELGKAEQADEKNSTADLQHSRHDKSERKSNIGTINCPNEPPVFKPTPLYGQPSWWGEDEDHKGEHCESGSNHSNAEKQKEGSKQEANGPPSEQHGKTIYSNRRDANYFEITTKELLSRPKTTEQEVQVIPTKDTVNKVPSTPPVVQSHASFTIEFDDGTPGKIKIKDHVTKFSFRQRKHPSKESLGAPTEVMSSESKVADWLVQTDTSMISRHFQSDDLYTTKSDLSMNKNTLKDGHQHEDGTQSNSEDPVSNSPDVSREPPLQHLFTPPEKEEPPMTSTPRCQTQPKKDPKQAFVINLLDDDVPRGRSHSFTNNMSPAESHAALKRRTEKTKGAAQSGESLSSSAVQNTPTQRFTVPLKGSEGSQRGGMLRREKSDILGSTSNFSSRSASSKPFASVGRKSRMALDFMSEFLKVSKSSSTVKSGKSSSSTHSKASNMVSVRADNSTQSQPSAMDQTYVLSSSQHLEPSETLLPPTSTNCTVGKTPKGSRQEEEDTLSDTGTYTVDTEGPNKEVEEARNMIDQVFGVLECPEPSAETVFRSVEGDREAQDSLPLSKNSPGPTLGHNPGCSDPALGPAQERSMILTTGDSKWVSRWASLADSYSVSGPISGQVDISTQMDLSAVVPRSVHTRANESMGAEDSQTFRAQRFLPQLRPREEGQMQAPSVHVHSASNLTYDNVERNLQSSSRKDPQKLYVTDDLDPDSLSDASKSDDGSIIDQVRKSSAGKTGKNWSEVKAEASKQDLLANQNVKDQDTTTKFSTATITRQYGSRQSGDFSVSTSGKDALTSMENAVPLIRQESFTKHRSSDDIHFMKLPHISSPECINDTNAFKGVCSQDTQSYLKDTENALAVLETKLQMQKHSGPACPLEDSLSGESDVDTSSTVSQPSGQNSDVSAAKKPVILSHLLKGRKPASQHAQEQNTSGHPQSGKCRLSSRDNNYKESGKTSQSSTLHQSSDAVSDQESSSQPVHRKYTIPLRNESSRRSLKGTVSQVLARSGSLSAPKPTRTSMLRRTRLGDSSDKDSTETDRTSQNSDATSSSTRTQESKRLSRLDILALPRRRTSSFTTPSDSESSAGRTGFSNRSEAEPAYSARKASVPDIKNGTQRGSETTGRQPIIRGRSSSAKYASSTASSRRRQKGSDYASTSEEEYESNHSIAKNKRSHHSGALHSSRTQTPNQVRPPSRSRESEGEGHESDNFQNWTTHSAEIARLSQDLAKDLAILAQEIHNVAGDGETQNTASADAVEPVSAGKELRQQIPDPSINYSKVLQSSAVCRNPDLTVHDQGLKQRSWNQEQVALDNSMLNPVSQLSMAIRVNTEQLTEKIKLLFYNKTEVWEEIETMLDAADDSPPLESPNKEIMSIIRDLRGIQKRLEVINTVIEPSGNVNLIKSSPVLSHSTAGLSGFRASPRDSRATASQRAAGPSASARHYGRGNDGRVL; from the exons ATGAGTGTGACCTCATGGTTTCTGGTGAGCAGCTCAGGCACACGTCACCGTTTGCCTCGAGAGATGATCTTCGTTGGCCGGGAGGACTGCGAGCTGATGCtgcag tcTCGTAGTGTGGACAAGCAGCATGCTGTAATCAACTACGACCCGACCACAGACGAGCACCTTGTTAAAGACCTGGGCAGTCTTAACGGG ACATTTGTGAACGATCTTCGCATTCCTGACCAGACCTACATCACCCTGAAGCTCTCGGACGTTGTTCGCTTTGGATATG ATTCTCATGTTTATATCATGGAGCGAAGTCAACACAAAGTCCCAGAGGAGGCTCTTAAG CATGAGAAGTACACGAGTCAGCTGCAGGTGGGCGTAAATCCTCTGGAGCTCGGGAAGGCCGAGCAGGCAGACGAGAAGAACAGCACTGCAGACCTGCAGCATTCCAGACACGACAAGAGCGAGCGCAAATCCAATATCGGTACCATCAACTGCCCTAACG AGCCACCGGTCTTCAAGCCCACTCCTTTATACGGCCAGCCCTCTTGGTGGGGTGAAGACGAAGATCACAAGGGTGAACACTGTGAATCAGGCAGCAATCACAGTAATGCAG AAAAACAGAAGGAAGGCTCCAAACAAGAGGCTAATGGACCCCCCTCTGAACAACATGGAAAGACCATTTACTCCAATCGAAGGGATGCAAACTACTTTGAAATTACCACCAAGGAATTGCTATCAAGGCCTAAAACTACCGAGCAAGAGGTCCAGGTGATCCCAACAAAAGACACAGTCAATAAAGTGCCATCAACACCCCCTGTAGTGCAgagccatgcctccttcaccaTTGAGTTTGATGATGGCACTCCCGGAAAGATTAAAATCAAAGACCACGTCACGAAATTCTCCTTCCGTCAACGCAAGCACCCCAGCAAAGAGTCACTTGGTGCTCCAACAGAGGTGATGTCATCAGAGAGCAAGGTGGCTGATTGGCTGGTGCAGACTGACACAAGCATGATAAGTAGACATTTTCAATCAGATGATCTTTACACCACCAAGAGTGACCTTTCCATGAACAAAAACACTCTGAAAG ATGGACACCAGCATGAGGATGGAACACAAAGCAACTCTGAAGATCCTGTCTCAAATTCTCCGGACGTCTCAAGAGAGCCACCTCTTCAGCATCTTTTCACTCCTCCAGAGAAAGAGGAACCTCCCATGACCTCTACACCACGCTGTCAAACTCAACCTAAAAAGGACCCCAAACAAGCTTTTGTCATCAATTTACTTGATGATGACGTTCCCAGGGGTCGATCTCACTCCTTTACCAACAACATGTCTCCAGCAGAATCCCATGCCGCTCTTAAAAGAAGAACAGAGAAGACAAAGGGAGCTGCCCAATCTGGAGAGAGTTTAAGCTCCTCAGCTGTGCAGAACACACCCACTCAGCGGTTTACTGTACCTCTTAAAGGTTCTGAAGGTTCTCAGAGAGGTGGAATGctgagaagagagaagagtgaTATTCTAGGCAGTACTTCGAACTTTTCTTCTCGCTCAGCTTCCTCAAAACCATTTGCAAGCGTGGGGCGCAAATCCAGAATGGCATTGGATTTTATGAGCGAGTTTCTCAAGGTATCAAAATCCAGTTCCACTGTGAAGTCTGGGAAATCTTCATCCTCTACGCACTCAAAGGCTTCCAACATGGTTTCAGTGAGAGCAGATAATTCTACCCAGTCTCAACCCTCAGCCATGGATCAGACTTATGTTTTATCATCTTCCCAACATTTAGAACCTTCCGAAACCTTACTTCCACCCACATCTACCAATTGCACAGTTGGAAAGACCCCTAAGGGTTCCAGGCAAGAAGAGGAGGACACCTTGAGTGATACTGGCACCTACACCGTTGACACAGAGGGACCCAATAAAGAGGTGGAGGAGGCACGTAACATGATTGATCAG GTGTTTGGTGTTCTTGAGTGCCCTGAGCCATCAGCAGAAACAGTGTTTAGGTCTGTAGAGGGTGACAGAGAGGCCCAGGATAGCCTTCCACTTAGTAAGAATAGTCCTGGCCCTACTCTGGGTCATAACCCAGGCTGTAGTGACCCGGCCTTGGGTCCAGCACAG GAAAGGTCAATGATATTGACTACTGGGGACAGTAAATGGGTTTCACGGTGGGCCAGTTTGGCTGACAGCTATTCTGTCTCGGGTCCAATTTCAGGACAAGTTGACATTTCTACACAGATGGATCTTTCAG CTGTCGTTCCTCGGTCTGTGCATACCCGAGCCAACGAGAGCATGGGGGCAGAGGACAGCCAGACTTTCAGAGCACAACGATTTCTACCTCAGTTGCGCCCAAGAGAGGAGGGGCAAATGCAAGCACCTAGTGTTCATGTACATTCAGCTTCTAACCTGACTTACGACAATGTGGAGAGGAACCTACAAAGTTCTTCGCGAAAAGATCCTCAGAAACTGTATGTCACAGATGATCTTGATCCAGACAGTCTGAGTGATGCTAGCAAATCAGATGATGGCTCCATCATAGACCAGGTTAGAAAAAGTAGCGCtggaaaaacaggaaagaaTTGGTCAGAGGTTAAAGCTGAGGCATCTAAACAAGATCTATTGGCAAATCAAAATGTGAAGGATCAAGATACTACCACAAAGTTCTCTACAGCTACTATAACTAGACAGTATGGCAGTCGCCAGTCTGGTGATTTCAGCGTTTCCACCTCTGGCAAGGATGCTTTAACAAGCATGGAAAATGCTGTGCCACTCATCAGACAAGAGAGTTTTACCAAGCATCGGTCCAGCGATGACATTCACTTTATGAAATTGCCCCATATTTCAAGTCCAGAATGTATCAATGATACAAATGCATTCAAAGGTGTGTGCAGCCAAGATACTCAGTCTTACCTTAAAGACACAGAGAATGCGCTCGCTGTTTTAGAGACCAAACTTCAAATGCAGAAGCACAGTGGCCCTGCATGCCCTCTGGAGGACTCGCTGTCTGGAGAATCAGATGTAGACACGTCTAGTACAGTCAGCCAGCCTAGTGGTCAGAATTCTGACGTATCTGCCGCCAAAAAGCCAGTGATTCTCAGTCACCTGCTAAAGGGGAGAAAACCTGCTAGTCAGCATGCTCAAGAGCAGAACACGTCTGGCCATCCTCAGTCTGGGAAGTGTAGGCTCAGTTCAAGAGACAATAATTATAAGGAATCAGGTAAGACCTCTCAGAGCTCCACTTTGCATCAGTCGTCTGATGCTGTTTCAGACCAGGAGTCTAGCTCTCAACCAGTTCATAGAAAGTACACCATCCCCCTTCGGAATGAAAGCTCTAGGAGATCTCTCAAAGGGACAGTGAGCCAAGTGCTAGCTCGCTCTGGCAGTCTTTCTGCACCGAAACCTACAAGAACATCCATGCTCCGCCGTACCCGCCTGGGTGACAGCTCTGACAAAGATAGTACAGAGACTGACCGCACCTCTCAGAACTCTGATGCCACTTCTTCTTCCACTAGAACTCAGGAGAGCAAGAGGCTTTCTCGGCTAGACATATTGGCTCTCCCGAGAAGGAGAACCAGCTCTTTCACTACACCCAGCGACTCGGAGTCCTCGGCTGGTAGAACTGGCTTTTCCAACCGCTCAGAGGCCGAGCCTGCTTACTCGGCACGTAAAGCTTCGGTACCTGACATCAAGAATGGTACACAGAGAGGTTCTGAGACTACGGGCAGGCAACCAATCATCCGTGGGCGGTCCAGCAGTGCAAAATATGCCAGCAGTACAGCCA GCTCCAGGAGACGTCAGAAGGGCTCAGACTACGCCTCCACTTCAGAGGAAGAGTATGAATCTAACCATAGCATTGCTAAAAATAAACGATCCCACCATTCAGGAGCCTTGCACAGCTCTCGAACACAGACTCCTAACCAGGTTCGCCCACCATCAAGAAGCAGGGAATCTGAAGGAGAAGGACATGAGAGCGACAACTTCCAGAACTGGACAACTCATAGTGCAGAGATTGCCAG GCTGAGTCAGGACCTGGCTAAAGACTTGGCCATACTGGCGCAGGAAATTCATAATGTTGCTGGCGATGGTGAAACTCAGAATACTGCATCTGCTGATGCTGTGGAGCCTGTTTCAGCTGGCAAGGAG TTACGGCAGCAGATTCCTGACCCCAGCATAAACTACTCTAAAGTTCTCCAAAGTTCAGCTGTGTGCAGGAATCCTGATCTGACTGTTCATGATCAAGGGCTCAAACAGCGAAGCTGGAATCAGGAACAG GTTGCTCTGGATAATTCGATGCTGAATCCTGTCTCGCAGCTTTCCATGGCTATCCGAGTAAACACTGAGCAACTGACTGAGAAGATCAA ACTTCTGTTCTATAATAAGACAGAGGTGTGGGAGGAAATAGAGACCATGCTCGATGCTGCTGATGATTCTCCACCATTGGAAAGTCCAAACAAG GAGATCATGTCTATTATCCGAGATCTTAGAGGAATTCAGAAGCGGTTAGAAG TCATCAACACTGTCATTGAACCGAGTGGAAATGTAAATCTGATCAAGTCTTCACCTGTATTAAGCCACTCTACAGCAGGTCTAAGCGGCTTCAGAGCTTCTCCCCGAGACTCAAGAGCCACTGCTTCTCAGCGGGCTGCAGGCCCCTCAGCTTCTGCTCGTCATTATGGTCGGGGGAATGATGGTAGGGTTCTGTAG